The window GGCAACAAGACCACaccagaaaagaaaaatgaaaacttcAATAGTGCTACAAAAGTGCAAAATATTACTGACACTACATACCTCAAAAAAGTGTGAAAATTACCACTCTAGCAGTCTGTATGATCCATGCACAGACAATTCTAGGCCCCTAACTTTGATAATCTAGGAACCAGCAACTGCCACCAGTTTGCTAAACTAGTATACAAGTTCTAAGTAATGATTCCTAATTTACAAGTGAGGCAAATCCTGCATATCGGATTCAGATTCTTTAAGAATCTGCTCCGCCCTCCTCTTCTTATCATCTTTTCCATTTTCAGCACAAAGAGGAGATGCAAAGTCCTCATGGTCCTTATCCAGAAGACCAACTGCCTTACCTAATGGTTTTCCGCTCCTTCTCAATCTAAATTGTACAGGGGATTTGGTGTTTAATAGAATCTTATTCCCGCCATCTTCAAGGTCCACTGGTGCAGTCTTGACTGCTTCATTGGCTGGTGCAAATGTCTCTAACATACAAGCTTGGTTCTCCATTGCTGCATGATTTTGAGGCTGAACTGAGGCCTCATCGGAAAGTCTAACAGGAACAGAAACTTGAGACACTTCCTTCTCCCCGAAGTGCAGAGGTGGGGCAAGAAACGGATTACATTGGATTACTCTTTTAGCCTTGGAAGGATTTTCCTGACTAATAGCTACAGAATCTCCTAAGCCACTCCTTGGCACCAAAGGCTTGTCCGCATTTCTCAGCTCTTCAACTATCTCAACCTTACTGTTTCTACAATCACTGTCTTTCTTCTCTGCTGAATTCAAATTTGAGTAGCTTTCTGAGTCTGGGAACACTGGTAACCAAGAAGGCACGTGCTCTGGGGGGCTTTCTCCAGCTTGTACAAAGCTAGGGTTTCGTTTCACATCCTTGACAACTGGAAAACCGGGAATAGAATAAGCAAAGGGGTTCTCCTCAGCCTCATTAACATGTCTAATTAGTTCTCTGATTGTCCCGGAACTAAAAAGGCAGCGATTGACATCTGAAGCACCAGAAAAACCCTGGACGGAACCCAAATCTTCCAACCcttgaatcacatcaaacacaTTTCCCTGACTCCTGCCAGCTAAATTCGCATACAAATCAGCTGTTTTCCCTACTTCTCGAACGTACCGGACCGCCACATCTGAGAGCGCATCCAATGCAGAATGCTGAAAACCCTGAAACCCTACACTCTCACATATCTGTGCAATGGCAATTCTAGCAATAGCCTGGGAAAATGCATTGACCCCTGAATTATTCTTTTTGCCACTGTCTTCCACATTCTCCCCGCCTCCATCGTTCATATTCAAAACCTCATATCACTTAACTCGAACTCAACTTTCCAAAATTATCACCAAGTTCCCAAAATCT is drawn from Nicotiana tabacum cultivar K326 chromosome 22, ASM71507v2, whole genome shotgun sequence and contains these coding sequences:
- the LOC107799484 gene encoding transcription initiation factor TFIID subunit 8-like, with translation MNDGGGENVEDSGKKNNSGVNAFSQAIARIAIAQICESVGFQGFQHSALDALSDVAVRYVREVGKTADLYANLAGRSQGNVFDVIQGLEDLGSVQGFSGASDVNRCLFSSGTIRELIRHVNEAEENPFAYSIPGFPVVKDVKRNPSFVQAGESPPEHVPSWLPVFPDSESYSNLNSAEKKDSDCRNSKVEIVEELRNADKPLVPRSGLGDSVAISQENPSKAKRVIQCNPFLAPPLHFGEKEVSQVSVPVRLSDEASVQPQNHAAMENQACMLETFAPANEAVKTAPVDLEDGGNKILLNTKSPVQFRLRRSGKPLGKAVGLLDKDHEDFASPLCAENGKDDKKRRAEQILKESESDMQDLPHL